The Besnoitia besnoiti strain Bb-Ger1 chromosome IV, whole genome shotgun sequence genome contains a region encoding:
- a CDS encoding zinc finger, C3HC4 type (RING finger) domain-containing protein (encoded by transcript BESB_056710), translated as MFRPSLLLPSDEYRGSHMWQIGWMCSGVLFESGSVLLTAILAWCFAVLDVEKQVWATLPLPLCLFDASVLILSIRRLYLGQAWLLTSELRVRYLLVFSFLFRLLFSLTLSLVLLEVLALSVLPLPAFAAYGGGVLLNTRAQDGYTWVRLHVLDLVVFLTSLNVVLSSLAPSPWSSSSLLYPVFAVCIAFLALTLLLWYMVLTDPALRQDTLLRLAVNLLLHLSFSFFIFVVFLARFLDQRNARLFFDASHFFPPPLGAEANPRGAPPTPTSPARAPGLLSLLAFFLFAPARKHGVNSPFRTDFRPSVYPTAASSVSTLFSEAEGAVDPATVTATYWAVPLLFALLLAQILAGFCFVFLVASHTELRSPPHSPFLSDWSATAGPSPHSPLLAAARGAGSCRSDAETPPPLSRDMRVTLEKVGHHFYRILHSAAPPEAGPVERVSLLRDAFAPQGQGGKGGYAHDPRGDRVGGETAGKPAERSRAVPTGDPVDACQTPRGGSEEKESSHACRGAGGNVYAVAVDLQRAGCESGFDCSGPDDVPGVDGGEEKTRAQKGMLCGQGGGARQEGNSPGASPTQNLVQRRRPIEPERGGTQRPRRLAVRSTSMPNKGFVKRSRLQGGAAAQGTTTKLKQAPFLQRSGPRWPFSTRADVSRERMSASQGTEEDRSSTPPDEREISFEDATSQLLHLEGCDGPGEVAPLRPKGPGAFRSAAFEAEGGNLGMDAAGGTEASWMLRDTADGVPATPQERDEVARTETMSGGGARMRDTGRREDDAEREGEECGSDGDANIAASCAYAATPGRASGADRGPRAAASRRWVSRLDHLSPHGSAAEARTESNSGELPLQRRPGAGAPEAQEARGANGDRAVAAPEGLSHAGPVEGGQSEEGDSCIICYQNHPNAVLLYCGHGGLCFRCAQTCFHRNGRCPTCRQAVKGVVELQEDASDSSERPEVDLEEGEQQASNGRHRREGRRNVITATVKDVRRS; from the exons ATGTTTCGTCCCTCCCTTCTGCTTCCGAGTGACGAGTATCGCGGCTCACACATGTGGCAGATTGGCTGGATGTGCAGTGGGGTTCTGTTTGAGTCCGGCAGTGTGCTGTTGACGGCCATTCTTGCATGGTGCTTCGCCGTCCTTGACGTAGAAAAACAAGTATGGGCGACGCTGCCCCTGccgctctgtctcttcgaTGCATCTGTTTTGATTCTGAGCATTCGGCGTCTCTACCTGGGGCAGGCGTGGCTGCTGACCTCGGAGCTGCGGGTCCGGTATCTGCTTGTCTTCTCATTcctctttcgccttctcttttcgctgacgctctccctcgtcctcctcgaggtgctcgccctctctgtccttcctctccctgcttTCGCCGCCTACGGTGGGGGCGTCCTCCTCAATACTCGCGCTCAGGACGGGTACACGTGGGTGCGGCTCCACGTGCTCGACCTAGTCGTCTTTCTGACGAGTCTGAACGTCGTtctgtcctctctcgctccttctccatggtcgtcctcgtcgctccTCTACCCCGTCTTTGCTGTGTGTATCGCATTCCTCGCTCTCACGCTTCTGCTCTGGTATATGGTGCTCACCGATCCGGCTCTGCGGCAAGACACGCTGCTTCGGCTCGCGGTAAACCTCCTTCTGCATctgtctttctccttctttaTCTTCgttgtcttcctcgctcgcttcctcgACCAAAGAAACGCGAGGCTTTTTTTCGACGCCTCCCATTTcttcccgccgcctctcgggGCCGAGGCCAACCCCCGGGGCGCCCCCCCGACGCCgacctcgcccgcgcgggcgccaggcctcctctctttgttagctttttttctctttgctCCGGCGAGAAAGCATGGTGTAAACAGCCCCTTCAGGACGGATTTCCGCCCGTCCGTGTACCCGACAGCGGCGTCATCCGTCTCCACGCTGTTCTCAGAGGCTGAAGGCGCAGTGGACCCGGCGACGGTCACCGCGACGTACTGGGCAGTCCCCCTGCTTTTTGCCTTGCTGCTTGCGCAGATCCTAGCTGGCTTCtgtttcgtcttcctcgtggCTTCCCACACGGAGCTGAGGTCTCCGCCTCATTCCCCGTTCCTGTCGGATTGGTCGGCGACAGCGGGGCCCTCGCCCCACAGTCCCTTgttggcggccgcgaggggcGCAGGCTCCTGCCGCtcagacgcggagacacccCCGCCGCTCAGTCGCGACATGCGAGTGACGCTTGAGAAGGTCGGCCACCACTTTTACCGCATCCTTCAtagcgcggcgccgcccgaggCAGGCCCCGTCGAGCGCGTCTCTTTGCTTCGGGACGCGTTTGCGCCGCAGGGACAAGGCGGAAAGGGGGGCTATGCGCACGACCCCAGGGGCGACAGGGTCGGCGGAGAAACAGCTGGCAAGCCTGCAGAGCGGAGTCGCGCTGTGCCGACGGGGGACCCCGTAGACGCGTGCcagacgccgagaggaggcagcgaggaaaaggaaagtAGCCatgcctgcagaggcgctggTGGAAATGTCTATGCCGTGGCGGTCGACCTGCAGAGGGCAGGGTGCGAGAGCGGTTTTGACTGCAGTGGCCCTGATGATGTGCCTGGGGTGGACGGTGGCGAAGAAAAGACGAGAGCGCAGAAAGGAATGCTCTgcgggcagggggggggcgcaCGCCAGGAGGGCAACTCGCCAGGAGCGTCCCCGACTCAAAACCTCGTGCAACGGAGGAGACCGATAGAGCCCGAGAGGGGGGGGACACAgcggccgaggcggctgGCTGTTCGGAGCACAAGTATGCCCAACAAGGGGTTTGTGAAGCGCAGCAGACTACAgggcggagcggcggcgcaggggacGACAACGAAGCTGAAACAGGCGCCCTTTCTGCAGCGCTCCGG ACCTCGTTGGCCGTTCTCGACGAGAGCCGATGTGTCGCGCGAGCGGATGAGTGCCTCGCAAGGGACTGAAGAAGACCGTTCGTCTACACCGcccgacgagagagagatatCTTTTGAAGACGCGACCAGCCAACTGCTCCACCTCGAGGGGTGCGACGGCCCTGGGGAAGTCGCACCCCTCCGACCGAAAGGCCCTGGGGCCTTTCGGTCGGCGGCGTTTGAAGCGGAAGGAGGAAACCTAGGAATGGACGCAGCCGGGGGCACAGAAGCTTCCTGGATGCTCAGAGACACAGCCGATGGGGTTCCCGCGACGCCTCAGGAGCGAGATGAGGTTGCAAGAACGGAGACAAtgagcggaggcggggcgcGTATGCGCGACAccggaagacgcgaagaTGACGCTgagagagaaggggaagaGTGCGGCTCTGATGGAGATGCCAACATAGCCGCTTCATGCGCCTACGCAGCGACGCCCGGGCGAGCCTCCGGGGCGGAtagaggcccgcgcgcggctgcgtctcggAGATGGGTGTCTCGGTTGGATCACTTGAGCCCGCACGGCtcagcggcagaggcgcgaacCGAAAGTAATAGCGGTGAGCTTCCCTTGCAACGCAGGCCAGGGGCGGGAGCCCCGGAGGCTCAGGAAGCACGCGGAGCAAATGGAGACAGAGCAGTAGCCGCGCCCGAGGGCCTTTCTCACGCCGGCCCTGTGGAAGGGGGgcagagcgaagaaggcgactctTGCATCATCTGCTACCAGAAC CACCCCAACGCGGTCCTCTTGTATTGTGGCCATGGAGGCCTTtgcttccgctgcgcccAGACGTGTTTTCACAG AAACGGAAGGTGCCCGACGTGCCGGCAAGCGGTGAAGGGCGTCGTGGAGCTTCAGGAGGATGCCAGCGACTCTTCGGAGCGTCCCGAAGTTGATTTGGAGGAAGGGGAACAACAAGCAAGCAATGGGAGACACAGgagagaaggacgacgaAACGTCATCACCGCCACAGTGAAGGACGTTAGGAGATCGTGA